A DNA window from Bacteroides cellulosilyticus contains the following coding sequences:
- a CDS encoding polysaccharide lyase family 1 protein translates to MKNTFLITCLLFAVTCMQAQQIAFPGAEGYGKWTVGGRGGRVLTVTNLNDSGEGSFRDAVEQTGARIVVFAVDGTIELKSPLRINNDSITIAGQSAPGDGICLKDYPLVVNASNVIIRYIRVRVGDRYRLDSDGMGGGRYGQKNVILDHLSVSWSIDECLSIYKTENLTVQWCLVAHSLNTSVHTKGSHGFGGIWGGYKATFHHNLLANHASRNPRFSSVDGTKWVDYRNNVVYNWGFKTAYGGGHHAEINMVNNYYKPGPASQHHRLLDVAEDGTGRYYVAGNVMAGDDAVTHDNHSAITDCAGKCYIPGRKSAGPDSGISPEAIPASGEECASCLVGSPFPSEPIHEDTPVVAYQRILESVGCSFSQDSYDREVLRQVREGLGTFGTNGIINSQEDVGGWPVLKAGKALKDSDGDGMPDDWESKHGLNPRSASDASAYTLNENYTNIEVYLNSLCR, encoded by the coding sequence ATGAAGAATACTTTTCTTATCACTTGCCTGCTTTTTGCAGTTACTTGTATGCAAGCGCAACAAATAGCTTTTCCCGGAGCTGAGGGGTATGGAAAATGGACTGTTGGCGGCCGTGGTGGTCGTGTACTTACCGTGACTAATCTGAATGACAGTGGGGAAGGCAGTTTCCGCGATGCAGTGGAGCAAACCGGTGCTCGTATAGTGGTCTTTGCCGTGGATGGAACCATTGAGTTAAAGTCTCCGCTTCGTATAAATAATGATAGTATTACTATCGCAGGACAATCTGCACCGGGTGACGGTATTTGTCTAAAGGATTATCCGTTAGTGGTGAATGCCAGTAATGTTATCATACGTTATATCCGTGTACGTGTGGGCGATCGATACCGTTTGGACAGTGACGGTATGGGAGGTGGACGTTACGGACAGAAGAATGTGATTCTCGACCATCTCTCTGTTAGTTGGAGCATTGATGAGTGTCTCTCTATTTATAAAACCGAGAACCTTACCGTACAATGGTGCTTGGTTGCCCATAGTCTGAACACTTCGGTTCATACAAAAGGAAGCCATGGCTTTGGAGGTATTTGGGGAGGATATAAGGCTACTTTCCATCACAATCTGCTGGCAAATCATGCGAGCCGCAATCCTCGTTTCTCCTCTGTAGATGGTACGAAATGGGTGGATTACCGTAATAATGTGGTGTATAATTGGGGATTCAAGACCGCTTATGGAGGTGGGCATCATGCTGAGATTAACATGGTGAATAACTATTATAAACCAGGACCGGCTTCACAGCATCATCGTTTGCTTGATGTTGCAGAGGATGGGACAGGGCGTTATTATGTGGCCGGTAACGTGATGGCAGGTGATGATGCTGTGACACATGATAATCACAGTGCTATAACTGATTGTGCCGGAAAATGCTATATCCCTGGCAGAAAAAGTGCCGGACCGGATTCTGGGATTTCTCCCGAAGCTATTCCGGCTTCGGGTGAAGAATGTGCATCCTGTTTGGTCGGTTCTCCTTTCCCGAGTGAACCGATCCATGAAGATACACCTGTTGTTGCTTATCAGCGGATTTTGGAATCTGTGGGATGTAGTTTCTCGCAGGATAGCTATGATCGTGAGGTCTTACGTCAAGTAAGAGAGGGGCTTGGTACATTCGGTACAAATGGTATTATCAACTCACAGGAAGATGTAGGCGGTTGGCCTGTATTAAAAGCTGGGAAAGCATTGAAGGACAGTGATGGAGACGGCATGCCCGATGATTGGGAAAGTAAGCATGGCTTAAATCCGAGAAGTGCTTCGGATGCATCTGCTTATACATTGAATGAGAACTATACTAATATTGAAGTTTATCTGAATAGTTTGTGCCGGTAA